The sequence attccatGCCTGCTTAGCCTGCCTAAACGATGGCCGATTTTGGatggtgtgtcagtcagtcctgTTAAACGATGGACGATCTTGGATGGTATGTCAGTCAGTCCTGTTAAACGATGGCCAATCTTGGatggtgtgtcagtcagtcctgTTAATCGATGGCCTACCCTACCCACCTTGGCGGGCAGCTGGATGATGTCGATGAGCAGCTGGCGCACCTCTCTCAGGCCGCCCACGCGTTCCCAGCCCACCTGGCGAGGGCAGTGCAGCTGTGCACACCACAGCGAGGGCGGGGTGAAGCCCTTGCGCGCCTGCTGGAAGTCACAGGTGGCCAGAAACACCTCTGAGGGCAACAAGAACTGGTCAGGAGACTCCAGACTGGGGGCACAAGTTTGCCACAGGAGAGGCACATGTTACAAGACTTTAAATGTCTGAATGAATgataaagaaacaaatgtattcCCCCTGATACATTAGAGATGTTATtacatatgtacacacacacacacacacagacccagtcTAGTCTGGATTAAACATGCCTGATTGGTTACTGTGATGGTAGCGATGTGGCGCTCCCACGAGTACATGGATATAAAAGCAGTTTGAGTGTGAGCTCCTGTCCCTGTGAAACTCACCACAAGGCActgattttaattcaatttgagGGAGGGGGTCAGGGGTCACAGTCACACTGAGTTTTAACTTGAATTGATTACAGGCTTTTACTGAACACTGGGCGCCATGGTGTGggacacagagaaagtgtgatTAACAGCTCACCCATGTGAACCGTTTCTTCTCATCTCCACAGCTGTGTTGGGGGATTCCTCCCATTAGAGGATCACCCCAGACAGATATACAACGCAGTGTAACACTGGCTGGGGGGTGTCCATGCACTGGGAGCACCCGTGTCCCCCTTCCCGCCTACCTGAGGCCGAGCAGGTCCTGCTGTGCAGCACGCTGGCGTGGACGGCTCTCTCCACCAGCAGGGTGAAGTCCCGGGCCAGGTATCCCTCGGTCTCTCtggcgagtgcatccaggtccAGCACCCGCAGGCTGTCTTCAGCGATGTTGCTTTTGCTCCGAATCAGCGCTCGCAAGATTTCACACCTCTGGGCCTGGGGGGGgtgtaaaataagaaaacaaaagcacaatgCGATGGCTTTCTGATGCAATTGTTAATTTTAGTGTGGACCTGGAGATTGTCGCCTGGTTCGCAGTTTCTCACCTGGTCTGGGGGACGGATGCTCTGGAAGCACTGGAAGAAGTGGGAGCCCGGCGCCGTGGCCAGGGAGGGGTGCAGGCCGTGCGTGCTCTGACTGGTGGCTATCATGGCGATCAGGCTGCCGTGCGCCGCCGTGTCCCCAAACACATCCCTCAGCACTGAAaccacagagcagcacagaaGTGAGTCGGGCTGTGACCCACGAAAGGGCAGCTCGGGACAGGACAGCGGGGCGATACGCGACAGCGGGTGACCAgcagggacagacagagagagagcagcacagAGAGCTTGGAGTGAGGAGCAGAGGGAGGCAGAGACCGAACAGCACAGGGAGAGTGTGGTACAGTGGGGACAGACAGGGCAGTAGAGTCAGCAGCAGACACAGGGCAGTCCAGCGCAGAGCTCGTACCGTGGGCCAGCTGCTGGCAGTGCTGGGCCTCGGGGCCTTGCTGCTGCTCGGGGGCTGAAGCTCCAGCCAACTGGTCCAGGTCGTCCAGCAGGAGCACAGAGGGCTGCCTCCACACCGCCTCCTCCAGCACCTCCTGCACACGCCTGCGCACCGTCTCTACACGCTTCCCTGGaacaacacgcacacacacatacacagatacacacccAGAGAGAcacccagacagacagacagacaaaccaagtaacacagacagagacacagacagacaaacaaacattacTGACTTTCCCATGTTAACATCCTGTCCTACTTCCAAGTCAGTCGGTGAGTCATATgaagaatacataaatacataaaaaactaaataaaaacacttgctgataataataatagtcctCTGCACCCTGAGGTCCGTGTTCCCGCTCACCTCTCAGTTTCTTGCAGTCAATGACCTCCACATGAGCATCCAGGACGTCTGCGGCTCTCCGGCAGAGCGCTGTGGCCAGAGCAGTCTTCCCGCTGCCCTGCGAGGTCAAGCACAAGAAAGACGTGGGCAGCCGGCACTAACCCAAGCATGTGATAATGGGGATGCTTTCCTTTCATCAGCACACtcgtactctctctctcattaccTTGGGTCCTGTCAACAGGAGGCCTCCGTTCCTCAGCCCGGGCGACCCACACACCAGCTCCTGGGACAGCGGGCGACCCATCAGGCAGTGCGTCAGGTGTTCGAAGGCAGCGTCGCCAATGTCACCCACTCCCCTGGAGGGCAATAGACAAGAGGACAAGAGTGTGTACTGGAGACAGACGGAGAAAAATAagccaacacacacatacaaggaatatataatatgaaaagaaatataaaacGAATACACGAGAATGAATGTATACATCCTTTATTTGCTCTCTCACTGGGGATGGTCAGGGAATAAACTCTTGTCTAGTGGGAGGAGGGTGATGTGGGGGGGACAGAGTGCTGTGAAGGTGTGTAGTCTCTTGTGGAGACAGGAACAGAGCTCTTACCCCAGACTGTCAAGCGTGGGAAACTGAAGGAGCTTGTCATCATCCAGGGCTTTCTCAGAGTCGGACGCTGAGCTCTGAGGCGGCATGAGAATCTGAGGGGAGAGACGGGTATTGAgaggtttttattttcctctcttCCCGTGATTGCAACATCGTTGACAACGCTAGAAAAATGGTCCCACTTGTAAAACTGTCTTTAGTAGCAGGAGACTCGATTGCTGGACTGGACTTTCAGATTTATGTGCACTGCAGAAACAGCCCTCTTTGGAGGCCAGGATGTTTAAACAGACAGAGAGTACAACCACATCCCAATCCAGAGGCAGCCGGCCCGTGCGCCGGCAATGCGCTGAAAATGTCATAGAGACTAGCGTAATGAATTACCTGTATGTCCGATTTCTGTAATAAACTGGCTGTCAGAAGAAAAACCTCCTCCGATTCACTGGCCTCCGGCTCCGGCTTCACCACAGTCAGGGCGAACTCTATCCTTTCTGAGGAtgtacacaaaaaaacacaataagaaataaagatatatacatgtgtgtttttacattttggcataaaacatgaatgtttAAATCATAGATTATCAAATCAAAGCATTTCAAGGCAtagcacacacacagtgacattatctccacattaacactcactgacGTCTTATGGGTCAatgtgtatttgacttttagaGTCACTAAATTCATGTCTGACAGTTTCCCTTCCCCCTTAAACTCGACCCACCTTCCAGCACTGGCAGGAACACAAAGTTGTGTCTGCCGGTGAGCCAGGACAGCTCCTCGGTGCTGTGAGTGAGCAGCCAGTCCAGCAGCGCCCCCTGCACGTCCCCCTCGCTCACCTTGTCCGGCTGAGGGAATGACACAGATCATCTTAAAAACTATACCTTGAAAATATGCACTGattgcaaaaatgtatataataataataaaaatacaattgtaaacCGTAATGAAGAGGCTCAGTCATTAAACGACAGACCATATTTGTGCATTACTGGATGTAACAGACCTGAGTGACACACTAAGGAAGTGTTGTGAACAGGAAAGAAAATGCCCAATAAACCTTAGACCTCCTGTATATATCTAGGCTCTTCTTGCTGTCTCTGTGTGGAGTCGTTCACTTCTCCGTGTTAGGTTTTCCTGCTGCAGACATTGGAGCAAGCGGGGGGCGCTCACCAGAGTCTGCAGGGGCTGCAGCCGAACTGAGGTGGCCAACTTTGGGGTGGACTTCAGCGGCTGTATCCTGACCGCGCTGCACACGTCGATGCCCAGTCGTCTTCTCAGCGCTCCTGGAATCTGAGGGAAAATAACAAGGGTTACAGAAGAGCAGTTCAAGGCTCTGAAAAACCGCAACAAAATAGCAACCCAGGTAATGGTGGCAGAAAGCCGACTGCACCTGCATCTCACACGCACCAGGCTCACAGGGTCAAAACTGGCCTGCCATGGTGACACACAttacttttcagtttttcagaatAGGAAGTGTTAGACACAGTTCTATACATCCTCCTTCAACACCGACTGCAATAAACAGGTGTAAAGGGAGACGTATTCCTGAccacaatcataataatcataatcatcataatagaAGAGTGATAAGTAATGTACCGCTGTAAATCATGATCAGAGATGCTCAAAGCTTTGTACACTACACCACAAACAATACCAAAAAATTGACGCTTTTCCTCCTGCGGAGCTGCGCCTCAGACTCACCCAAACCTGCCCGCAGTACAGCGCCGCCCTGCCGGTACTCCGTGCCGCCGCCGGCTCCTCAGCTGCATGACACACCACCCTGATGACCACGCCCTCAGCCCGTCCCTCTGCCCGCTCCGCCCGCTCCACCCGCTCCGCCTCCACCCCGCTCTGCTTCTTCCTTGGCTGCGTCCCGGACGGTGCGGGCGGCTGCTTCGTCTGGTCCCGGAGCTCCCGTGGGGAAGGTAGCTTGCACAGCCTGCCGTAGGTGATCGCGAACTGCCGGCAGGCCTGGCTCTCCCAGCGAAAGCCCGCTGGGAGGACATGCACGGTGCATTGGGTCGAGCCCTGCTGGCTGGCCGAGGCGGGGCGGGACGTCCTGCACACTCTGAGCACAGAGTCCCTCAGGAGGGGTGGCAGTGAGGGGACGGAGGGCAGCGGGCCCCCTGGCCTGGGCTCTGAGCTCCCGGTGAACATGTACCTGATCAGGCTGCGCAGATCCATGATTCCCCCACGGGGGGCAGACTCCCGGCCTGCAGGGGCATCTTGCAGGCCCGCCCCTCCGGGGGTCTCCCAGCCATCACTGCCCAGAGAGTTGCGTGTGGACGGCGGCAGGTCGAAGTTGTCCTGCCTGTGCAGACGTGGGCTCTGATTGTCGCCCAGGGGCCAGGCTGGGCCGGGGGGCCGCCCCGCCACATCCTCCCTGCCCTGGCGCTCTTTAGGGGAAATGACCAGCTCAGTGTGCTGCTCCAACCGGCCGTACACAGCCACGGGTTCAAGGGCAACTgcgggacagagggagaggacAGATTACTCCTATACACTCGTACAGTATTGTCCTATTTGTGATATATAGTCTGTGGTCCTATTATATTTTCTAGGCATTTGTATACTTAGTACAATCTGAGTTCTAAGTCTTGTTGTACATGGTGTAAACTGTCGTTATAACAATatcaataacatttataaaaatatataataataaataaaaataaaaaatctaccTCAGCTGCAGAACCCCcaccacacgcacacacacacacacacacacacacacacacacgcacacacgcacacacacgcacacacacgcacacacacgcacacacagactcagagCACAGTTTGGTCTTGCTACTGATGCGAAACCCTCTGATGAACATCAGGCAGCTGCTAAAGCATGACCAGGAACAGAGCCGGGCCACCGGGTCACACCTGTCCTGAGGAAGATGACCGTGTGCTGCTCCACCCACACAGGAAACACCGCGTTGGGGAAAACCACCCGGATCTGGTCCAGCAGGTGCTGCTCCAGGGCCACGCTGTGCAGCTCCTGGGGGCGTTAAAGCATCAGGAGCCGTGTGAATTACTATACTTTCAAACGCAGCTTCAGTTTGTGGAACTTTCATTGTGTTTCTCAACATTGTTAACTTCAATCAACACGTGCCTGACATGCATTTAAATAGCAAGTGTGTTGCACATTAACACTACTATTACtgaaatcatcatcatcataatcttaTCTAAAATTACTAAAACAACAAATTACTTCAGGCTAGTCTCTGTTACGCTGTGGATAACAGTCTCACAGAACTCAGCTCTCACCAGTATCTCCCAGTCGTCGGAGGTAAGGGGCTCAACGAAGACCCGCTGCACAGACAGGGCCTGCCAGCACGGCCGGATGAACGCCTGGGACACAAATACCAATGCTTTATATACCGATCAATACGGAATCATCCACACTGTCATGATTCAGAACACCAAcaacaagtaaaacaaataatcatTCTTCCTGCAGACTGATCTAGCGATAGAAAGGATATGTTTTTGAAGCAGCATCTCCAGGTTAAACGGCAGGACCTGTACGGGGTGTCAGTGAATTGGGCCATTTAATTAGCTTCTCTTCTTGTCAGTTGTATACCAGTGACCCTGCAGTACCTGCTCTCCATCGGTGACTCCCAGTTTCTCGCCCAGCTGTCTGTTCAGCTCCACGCCATTCTCCAGAACCGAGCCATGCGGACATTTGGTCCAGCTCAGGAACACGGGCCGAGAGCGGGCCCAGGTCAGCTCCAGAACCTGCGTCTAAAGCAAGGGCATGAATCAATATGTTGGTATAGTACAGTGATTCTCAGCCCTGGCCCCGGAgggcccctaccctgctggtttttgttccaactgagctctcaattacttaatactTAGTAGCACAATGTGTAAAATGCCTTCATTTCGTTTGTAAATGTTCTAACTTTCTTAATGTAACCTTCATTAAAGTAACATTCTACTtggatgtgactttttattgtgaaataagtttgttctttaataagttctttatacaattctatactcaACTTACACCCCCTAGTTTACACTAATGAAacggctctgatttaggaaacttaaattaagggttcaattaagtaattgagagctcgtttGGATCAAAACCCAGCAGAAAACCTAGTTGGGAACCTATAGTATGGTGTTTGAAT is a genomic window of Amia ocellicauda isolate fAmiCal2 chromosome 10, fAmiCal2.hap1, whole genome shotgun sequence containing:
- the pex1 gene encoding peroxisomal ATPase PEX1 — its product is MLGGLGIQPVTLLFNNAKNCFLHLPANLVSQLRLQETQVLELTWARSRPVFLSWTKCPHGSVLENGVELNRQLGEKLGVTDGEQAFIRPCWQALSVQRVFVEPLTSDDWEILELHSVALEQHLLDQIRVVFPNAVFPVWVEQHTVIFLRTVALEPVAVYGRLEQHTELVISPKERQGREDVAGRPPGPAWPLGDNQSPRLHRQDNFDLPPSTRNSLGSDGWETPGGAGLQDAPAGRESAPRGGIMDLRSLIRYMFTGSSEPRPGGPLPSVPSLPPLLRDSVLRVCRTSRPASASQQGSTQCTVHVLPAGFRWESQACRQFAITYGRLCKLPSPRELRDQTKQPPAPSGTQPRKKQSGVEAERVERAERAEGRAEGVVIRVVCHAAEEPAAARSTGRAALYCGQVWIPGALRRRLGIDVCSAVRIQPLKSTPKLATSVRLQPLQTLPDKVSEGDVQGALLDWLLTHSTEELSWLTGRHNFVFLPVLEERIEFALTVVKPEPEASESEEVFLLTASLLQKSDIQILMPPQSSASDSEKALDDDKLLQFPTLDSLGGVGDIGDAAFEHLTHCLMGRPLSQELVCGSPGLRNGGLLLTGPKGSGKTALATALCRRAADVLDAHVEVIDCKKLRGKRVETVRRRVQEVLEEAVWRQPSVLLLDDLDQLAGASAPEQQQGPEAQHCQQLAHVLRDVFGDTAAHGSLIAMIATSQSTHGLHPSLATAPGSHFFQCFQSIRPPDQAQRCEILRALIRSKSNIAEDSLRVLDLDALARETEGYLARDFTLLVERAVHASVLHSRTCSASEVFLATCDFQQARKGFTPPSLWCAQLHCPRQVGWERVGGLREVRQLLIDIIQLPAKYPTLFSRLPIRQCSGVLLYGAPGTGKTLLAGAIARESGMNFIGIKGPELLSKYIGASEQAVRDVFQRAQAAKPCILFFDEFDSLAPRRGHDSTGVTDRVVNQLLTQLDGVEGLDGVYVLAATSRPDLIDPALLRPGRLDKSLYCPPPDQEARLEILKALTQAVPLAGDVDLDQLAATTDSFTGADLKALLYNAQLEAIHSNLGANLLHDGGCGSDSDVSLSSMIFLNHSSGSDDSAGEGEGALENSMVLLDSAELLPEDPRHNVWRLYFGSSYESELGNASPSELNSQCLSGPNSMTHDLTGTSLRDPGSSQAPVFMASLQEGFQELGHEQIERLRAEIGHLKSNYRVRATDDSILVQAGPIKPAFPICQSHLSAALTATRASISKQDWKKYNDLYNAFGSSCDGKTPGLATFKAGQRVTLA